A portion of the Magnolia sinica isolate HGM2019 chromosome 17, MsV1, whole genome shotgun sequence genome contains these proteins:
- the LOC131231864 gene encoding uncharacterized protein LOC131231864 isoform X17, which produces MEGEQEWEGEESAPTLTLRTRKGKMVNLDAARVEWTAQTDRSVYLDRGEGIWKCRHCTWTYRMGSPGIDHAHNHEESFRGLANAKTLSQQGSCFGSQSQQGTASTDENGGTKFSTVGFSAGEKNQGNGEADLETKINGLSNEDNNGSPVDMRAENQLGFNVRYLETANFTSAIESTDKNVAMKFQTNGMYTREENPETDESDFAKKKFENLDGLPNVGNHKSPMNMKAESQLNSKFIYSKVYGENGTTGFEPFENVIRASSHGRLVHGSKPVVETDVERVLEEQDTHDLYCPNCNSCITKRVILRKRKRRGQDVQFESKREKIEPVLQPDLNASTDTGPDVFRCLACFSFFIPTASGFKLFRIFGRSDEGENLNNPQQIPSKNLNWISSIHEFLKTKKARNEPGSYAVQHVQEDNVQPLGPSKHSNGTLSVQENEILPLIQGGLMPDKSNATIEQSVEGEIRKALGDKDVILALSSQESLPLGETQIGDGVKLDGPIKMNGAALCIDAANSIIQRVEDDHPNLMGPSRHSEESLSHEMNDNDSSIQRAGLAEVISFNKEQVDNPELKPLEDEKSIPVSPKPGALLHGEIESDNEENLKGVPKTNIAGDINMQLVKEDIGQEPVNQPHYLDKITLNNCNTFTSPAPETSMVAKDQNGIGMHRKDELSKPQREGNNAFIPSIPGVSSPKGVQIDISKLEAAAKKTDLGMKWAFLKSVVHDFAIPGTATPAGPLSSQSNQTVPSSAAPGVLQDRETKIEIVQQKFDGARTHEWDILKSIVYGGLIESITSLGVVSSAAGSEAATS; this is translated from the exons GAATATGGAAGTGTCGCCACTGCACATGGACCTACCGAATGGGAAGTCCTGGCATAGATCATGCTCACAATCATGAAGAGTCTTTCAGAGGGTTGGCGAATGCCAAAACATTATCTCAGCAGGGATCATGTTTTGGTTCACAAAGTCAACAAG GTACTGCATCTACTGATGAAAATGGGGGGACAAAATTCAGCACTGTTGGCTTTTCTGCTGGTGAGAAAAACCAAGGGAATGGTGAAGCAGATCTTGAAACAAAGATAAATGGTCTTTCCAATGAAGACAACAATGGAAGTCCAGTGGATATGAGGGCTGAAAACCAGTTAGGTTTTAATGTTAGATACTTGGAAACGGCAAATTTCACTAGCGCCATTGAATCCACTGATAAGAATGTGGCAATGAAATTCCAGACCAACGGCATGTACACTCGTGAGGAAAACCCAGAAACTGATGAATCTGATTTTGCaaaaaagaaatttgaaaatcTAGATGGTCTTCCAAATGTAGGCAACCACAAAAGTCCAATGAATATGAAGGCTGAAAGCCAGCTGAATTCAAAATTTATATACTCTAAAGTGTATGGTGAAAATGGAACCACCGGATTTGAGCCTTTTGAGAATGTAATAAGAGCAAGTTCACATGGTAGGCTAGTGCATGGTAGTAAACCAGTAGTAGAAACGGATGTTGAGAGGGTGTTAGAAGAGCAGGATACACACGATTTATACTGTCCTAATTGTAACTCATGTATTACTAAGAGGGTTATTTTACGTAAAAGAAAACGGAGGGGTCAAGATGTCCAGTTTGAGTCAAAGCGTGAAAAAATTGAACCAGTACTTCAACCTGATCTGAATGCTAGTACTGACACAGGGCCTGACGTCTTCAGATGTTTAGCGTGTTTCAGCTTTTTCATTCCAACAG CTAGTGGTTTTAAGTTATTCAGGATTTTTGGAAGAAGTGACGAGGGTGAAAACTTGAACAATCCTCAGCAAATACCTTCTAAGAACTTGAATTGGATCTCCTCTATTCATGAATTTCTTAAGACCAAAAAGGCGAGAAACGAGCCAG GGAGTTATGCAGTGCAACATGTTCAAGAAGACAATGTTCAACCATTGGGCCCATCAAAACATTCAAATGGAACTCTATCTGTTCAGGAAAATGAGATTCTTCCATTAATACAGGGAGGTCTGATGCCTGATAAATCTAATGCTACTATTGAACAAAGTGTGGAAGGTGAAATCAGAAAAGCCTTGGGAGATAAAGATGTTATTCTTGCCCTGTCAAGTCAGGAATCTTTGCCACTTGGAGAAACCCAAATTGGTGATGGAGTGAAACTGGATGGTCCAATTAAAATGAATGGTGCAG CTTTATGCATTGATGCAGCGAATAGTATAATACAACGTGTTGAAGATGATCATCCTAACTTGATGGGGCCATCACGACATTCAGAGGAATCATTATCACATGAGATGAATGATAACGATTCATCAATTCAAAGGGCAGGGCTAGCTGAAGTTATTAGTTTCAACAAGGAACAAGTGGACAATCCAGAACTGAAACCTTTGGAAGATGAGAAAAGCATTCCAGTTTCGCCAAAGCCCGGTGCTTTGTTGCATGGAGAAATTGAATCCGACAATGAAGAAAACTTGAAGGGTGTGCCTAAAACAAACATTGCAG GAGACATTAATATGCAGCTTGTTAAAGAAGATATAGGTCAAGAACCCGTGAACCAACCTCATTACTTAGACAAAATTACGCTAAACAATTGCAACACATTTACTTCGCCAGCACCAGAAACTTCCATGGTAGCAAAAGATCAAAATGGCATTGGAATGCATCGAAAGGATGAATTGTCAAAACCTCAACGAGAGGGGAATAATGCTTTCATTCCATCAATTCCAGGAGTTTCATCGCCTAAAGGAGTTCAGATCGACATTTCAAAACTGGAGGCTGCAGCTAAAAAGACTGATCTTGGTATGAAATGGGCTTTTCTGAAGTCCGTTGTTCACGATTTTGCTATTC CAGGCACCGCTACACCAGCGGGACCGTTGTCATCTCAGAGCAATCAAACTGTTCCTTCTTCAGCAGCACCAGGAGTCTTGCAAGATAGGGAGACCAAAATAGAAATTGTTCAACAGAAGTTTGATGGAGCTAGAACTCATgaatgggatatcctaaaaagcATTGTGTATGGTGGTTTAATCGAGTCAATCACAAGCCTTGGTGTGGTTTCATCTGCAGCTGGCTCTGAGGCTGCCACAT CTTAA